One genomic segment of Musa acuminata AAA Group cultivar baxijiao chromosome BXJ3-3, Cavendish_Baxijiao_AAA, whole genome shotgun sequence includes these proteins:
- the LOC135583944 gene encoding probable ubiquitin-like-specific protease 2A isoform X1, whose product MITRQAAKTLRKSGESTSNIFSALPLCKRSKRLRASKQTNCRHDKKLDSNLFQSLLEELWSRTPEQRRRSCIYLDCLWFFLYKDKLTRTKVLSWIKKKQIFSKRYIFVPIVCWSHWSLLILCHFGEKRQSRARKPYMLLLDSLHKTDPRRLEPDIRKFVLDIYRSEEREENEDFLSEIPLLIPKVPQQKKGEECGIFVLYFLHLFMQNVPRSYTEEGCPCFVNEDWFKLEELESFHNEIHSAWKSKGLMEVQ is encoded by the exons ATGATAACAAGGCAAGCAGCCAAAACATTGAGGAAATCTGGAGAATCTACATCAAATATTTTTAGTGCACTTCCTTTGTGCAAGCGTTCAAAGAGACTCAGAGCTAGCAAACAGACCAATTGCAGACATGATAAGAAGTTAGATAGTAACTTGTTTCAGTCTTTACTAGA agAATTATGGAGCAGGACTCCTGAACAAAGAAGAAGATCCTGTATATATCTTGACTGTTTATGGTTTTTTCTGTATAAGGATAAATTGACAAGAACAAAAGTGCTTAGCTGGATCAAAAAGAAGCAGATATTCTCAAAGAGATATATCTTTGTTCCCATTGTTTGTTG GAGCCATTGGAGCCTTCTTATCTTATGCCATTTTGGAGAAAAACGACAATCCAGGGCAAGAAAGCCATATATGCTTCTGCTAGATTCTCTACACAAGACAGATCCAAGGAGGCTAGAGCCAGACATCAGAAA GTTTGTGCTCGACATCTACAGATCAGAAGAAAGGGAAGAGAATGAAGACTTTCTATCTGAGATTCCTCTTTTAATTCCCAAG GTGCCACAGCAAAAAAAAGGCGAAGAGTGTGgcatttttgttttatatttcttACACCTATTTATGCAAAACGTCCCAAGGAGTTACACAGAAGAGGGATGCCCTTGCTTT GTTAACGAGGACTGGTTTAAATTAGAAGAATTGGAGAGCTTCCACAATGAAATCCATTCAGCCTGGAA GAGTAAAGGCCTCATGGAAGTGCAATGA
- the LOC135583944 gene encoding uncharacterized protein LOC135583944 isoform X2, producing MLLLDSLHKTDPRRLEPDIRKFVLDIYRSEEREENEDFLSEIPLLIPKVPQQKKGEECGIFVLYFLHLFMQNVPRSYTEEGCPCFVNEDWFKLEELESFHNEIHSAWKSKGLMEVQ from the exons ATGCTTCTGCTAGATTCTCTACACAAGACAGATCCAAGGAGGCTAGAGCCAGACATCAGAAA GTTTGTGCTCGACATCTACAGATCAGAAGAAAGGGAAGAGAATGAAGACTTTCTATCTGAGATTCCTCTTTTAATTCCCAAG GTGCCACAGCAAAAAAAAGGCGAAGAGTGTGgcatttttgttttatatttcttACACCTATTTATGCAAAACGTCCCAAGGAGTTACACAGAAGAGGGATGCCCTTGCTTT GTTAACGAGGACTGGTTTAAATTAGAAGAATTGGAGAGCTTCCACAATGAAATCCATTCAGCCTGGAA GAGTAAAGGCCTCATGGAAGTGCAATGA